The nucleotide sequence CCGTCCATGTTCACCACTGCTGTTTTCAGCTGTTCAATCAGCTGCTGCCGCTTTTGAAATTTTTCAAAAAGCAATAATTTTTCTTCATATTGTTCGAGCATCGCCTCAGTCCGTTTAATGTTATCATAGACGGCCTGGCGGCTGATGTCATACTCTTCAGCAATTTCACCCAAGGAGTAATCATCCAGATAATAAAGCGACATATAGCTCTTTTGCTTTGGTGTTAACAACGATTGATAAAAATCAAACAAGTAATTCACTCTCGTTGTCTTTTCAAGCATCACTAAGCTTCTCTCCTTTGTTAAGGGAATTGCCTTTACAAGTCATTAGTTTACATTTTCAAAAGGGGGATGTCAAGTTTTTTTCTTGACTGCCAGAAAAGCGGAATCAGCCGTTTAGCTCCGATAGACAGATAAGA is from Bacillus sp. FSL H8-0547 and encodes:
- a CDS encoding putative DNA-binding protein; this encodes MMLEKTTRVNYLFDFYQSLLTPKQKSYMSLYYLDDYSLGEIAEEYDISRQAVYDNIKRTEAMLEQYEEKLLLFEKFQKRQQLIEQLKTAVVNMDGNEHVLSLVESLEKLD